A genomic segment from Hippoglossus stenolepis isolate QCI-W04-F060 chromosome 3, HSTE1.2, whole genome shotgun sequence encodes:
- the rbms2a gene encoding RNA-binding motif, single-stranded-interacting protein 2 translates to MLLSVPPRAGINPYSGYNSRNSKKAYVSSGHQMAPPSPNNNSSSNSSGGGEQLSKTNLYIRGLHPGTTDQDLVKLCQPYGKIVSTKAILDKTTNKCKGYGFVDFDSPAAAQKAVTALKSSGVQAQMAKQQEQDPTNLYISNLPVSMDEQELESMLKSFGQVISTRILRDANGTSRGVGFARMESTEKCEAIIQHFNGKFIKTPPGVPVPSEPLLCKFADGGQKKRQNQGKYLQNGRPWARDGDTGGMALAYDPTALQNGFYSSPYSLAPNRMIAQTSLSPYMHSPVSSYQVHSPSWMHHQSYLMQPAGTVLTPTMDHAMSIQPTSMMGPLTQQLSHLSMGSTGTYIPTNTTMQGTYIPQYTPVPPSSVPLEENGGQQQQIAMENPGEHTNYSYQHTK, encoded by the exons ATGCTGCTCTCCGTTCCGCCAAGGGCAGGAATCAACCCGTACAGCGGCTacaacagcagaaacagcaaaaag GCCTATGTGTCCTCCGGCCACCAGATGGCGCCCCCCAGTCCCAACAACAACAGTAGCAGCAACAGCAGCGGGGGAGGGGAACAGCTGAGTAAAACAAACCTGTATATCCGCGGCCTCCACCCGGGGACCACGGACCAAGACCTGGTCAAACTCTGCCAGCC GTATGGCAAGATTGTGTCAACCAAGGCCATCTTGGATAAAACCACCAACAAATGTAAAG gtTATGGCTTTGTAGACTTTgacagtccagcagcagcacagaaagcTGTTACAGCTCTGAAGTCCAGCGGGGTCCAGGCTCAGATGGCCAAA caacaggaacaggATCCCACCAACCTTTACATCTCCAACCTGCCCGTGTCTATGGatgagcaggagctggagagcaTGCTCAAGTCCTTTGGCCAGGTCATTTCCACACGTATCCTGAGAGACGCCAACGGGACCAGTCGCGGCGTTGGATTTGCCAG GATGGAGTCTACGGAGAAGTGTGAGGCCATAATTCAGCATTTCAATGGGAAGTTCATCAAGACTCCTCCAGGAGTGCCTG TGCCCTCAGAGCCCTTATTATGTAAGTTTGCAGACGGAGGTCAGAAGAAGAGGCAGAACCAGGGGAAGTATCTCCAGAACGGACGGCCCTGGGCTAGAGACGGAGACACG GGAGGAATGGCGCTTGCGTATGACCCTACAGCCTTACAAAATGG ATTCTACTCCTCACCCTACAGTCTGGCTCCAAACCGAATGATCGCCCAGACTTCCCTCTCACCCTACATGCATTCTCCTGTGTCATCCTACCAG GTGCACAGCCCATCCTGGATGCACCATCAGTCATACCTCATGCAGCCAGCT GGTACAGTTCTTACCCCAACAATGGATCACGCTATGTCCATTCAACCCACGTCCATGATGGGACCTCTCACCCAGCAGCTAAGCCACCTGTCCATGGGCAGCACGGGCACA TATATTCCGACCAACACAACTATGCAGGGGACCTACATCCCCCAGTATACCCCAGTGCCTCCCTCCAGTGTCCCATTAGAG GAGAATGGCGGTCAACAGCAACAGATTGCCATGGAGAATCCCGGGGAACACACAAACTACTCATACCAACACACCAAGTGA